From Chlamydiifrater volucris, one genomic window encodes:
- a CDS encoding V-type ATP synthase subunit E (produces ATP from ADP in the presence of a proton gradient across the membrane; the E subunit is part of the catalytic core of the ATP synthase complex): MGESHSDEKLKRICDALRTETLEPAEREAASIVEGAKGQASAIIEEANRKAEVLLAEAERKAQDKIVRAEKALSQAGKRALESLRHAVEEKFFKANLSEWLSSILSSEKVVADLMAALVEAINTEGVRGQLVGYISKKLTPRSVNELLGKTITEKFKGKSVTLGDFQGGVQLKVNDRHWILDLSSEALQELFIRYLQKDFREMIFADSMSEEFPT, translated from the coding sequence ATGGGTGAGTCGCACTCTGATGAAAAGCTAAAACGTATTTGTGATGCTTTAAGGACAGAAACCCTTGAGCCTGCTGAAAGAGAAGCTGCTTCCATCGTGGAGGGAGCAAAAGGGCAAGCTAGTGCGATTATAGAAGAGGCTAACAGGAAAGCTGAGGTTCTTTTAGCTGAAGCGGAAAGAAAGGCTCAAGATAAAATAGTTAGAGCCGAGAAGGCTTTGTCTCAGGCTGGGAAAAGGGCTTTGGAATCTCTTAGACATGCTGTGGAGGAAAAATTCTTTAAAGCGAATCTTTCAGAGTGGCTTTCTTCTATCTTGTCTTCAGAGAAAGTTGTTGCAGATCTTATGGCAGCATTGGTCGAGGCCATAAACACTGAAGGTGTCAGGGGGCAATTGGTTGGCTATATTTCCAAAAAACTAACACCTAGATCTGTTAATGAGTTGTTGGGGAAAACAATAACGGAAAAGTTTAAGGGTAAGAGTGTGACTTTAGGAGATTTTCAAGGTGGGGTGCAGCTTAAGGTGAATGATAGGCACTGGATCTTGGATCTTTCTTCAGAAGCTTTGCAAGAGCTATTTATTCGTTATCTTCAAAAAGATTTTCGGGAGATGATTTTTGCTGATTCTATGAGTGAAGAGTTTCCTACATAA
- a CDS encoding V-type ATP synthase subunit B: MRTIYTKITDIKGNLITVDAKDTSLGELALIERADGRSSYASVLRFDSNKVTLQVFGGTSGLSNGDKVTFLGHSMEVVYGDSLLGRRLNGVGKPLDDDKEPIMGDPIGISTPTFNPVCRIVPREMVRTNIPMIDVFNCLVRSQKIPIFSSSGEKHNALLMRIAAQTDADVVIIGGMGLTFVDYSYLVEEAKRTGLLDKCIIFAHKAVDAPVECILVPDMALACAERFAIDKKLNVLVLLTDMTAFADALKEISITMDQIPANRGYPGSLYSDLAVRYEKAVEIAQGGSITVIAVTTMPGDDVTHPVPDNTGYITEGQFYLRGGCIDPFGSLSRLKQLVIGKATREDHGDLANTLIRLYADSRKAMERMSMGFKLSKWDQKLLSFSEQFESRLMDLNVNIALEKALDIGWQILRNSFYPEETGIKQQLIDKFWPR, encoded by the coding sequence ATGCGGACGATTTATACAAAAATAACGGATATAAAAGGCAACCTTATCACAGTTGATGCCAAAGATACTTCGTTGGGGGAGTTAGCGTTAATAGAGCGCGCGGATGGTCGTTCTTCTTATGCCTCTGTTCTAAGGTTTGACTCTAACAAGGTAACCCTGCAAGTTTTCGGGGGTACTTCAGGACTTTCAAATGGAGACAAGGTAACTTTTTTAGGTCATTCTATGGAAGTTGTTTATGGGGATTCTCTTTTAGGTAGGAGATTAAATGGAGTAGGGAAACCTTTAGATGATGATAAAGAACCTATTATGGGAGATCCGATAGGGATATCTACGCCCACGTTTAATCCCGTCTGTCGTATTGTTCCCAGGGAAATGGTTCGGACCAACATTCCTATGATAGATGTTTTTAACTGTTTGGTTCGGTCTCAAAAAATACCTATATTTTCTTCCTCTGGAGAGAAGCACAATGCTTTGCTTATGCGTATTGCAGCCCAAACAGATGCTGATGTTGTGATTATTGGGGGAATGGGGCTGACCTTTGTGGATTACAGCTATTTGGTAGAAGAGGCAAAAAGAACCGGACTGTTGGATAAATGTATTATTTTCGCCCATAAAGCTGTAGATGCCCCGGTAGAGTGCATACTGGTTCCAGACATGGCTTTGGCTTGTGCAGAAAGATTTGCCATTGATAAAAAGTTAAATGTCCTGGTTCTCCTCACAGATATGACAGCTTTTGCTGATGCTCTTAAAGAGATATCCATCACGATGGATCAAATTCCCGCTAATCGAGGTTATCCGGGATCTTTATATTCAGATCTAGCTGTTCGTTACGAAAAAGCTGTAGAGATTGCCCAAGGAGGATCGATAACGGTTATAGCTGTTACTACTATGCCCGGAGATGATGTTACGCATCCGGTTCCTGATAATACGGGCTATATCACTGAGGGGCAATTTTACTTGAGAGGGGGCTGCATAGATCCTTTTGGATCTCTTTCTCGTTTGAAGCAACTTGTAATAGGTAAGGCTACAAGGGAAGATCATGGAGATCTAGCAAATACATTGATTCGTTTATATGCAGACTCCCGTAAAGCCATGGAAAGGATGTCCATGGGCTTCAAATTGTCTAAGTGGGATCAAAAATTATTAAGTTTTTCTGAGCAATTTGAATCTCGATTGATGGATCTGAATGTCAACATAGCGTTGGAAAAGGCTTTGGATATTGGTTGGCAGATCCTCAGAAATTCCTTTTACCCAGAAGAGACAGGGATCAAGCAACAGCTAATAGATAAGTTTTGGCCCAGATAG
- a CDS encoding V-type ATP synthase subunit A gives MVGSSGQTTQGVVVEAFGNLLRVRFEGTVRQGEVAYVNVGDAWLKAEVIEVINQEVKIQVFEDTLGVSRGNKVMFSGNLLEAELGPGLLKTIFDGLQNRLEVLAEEDLFLQRGKYVSPICRETIWKYIPKASVGQSVQRGDALGFVKEGLFDHKISVPYSLFQTVTLTWVISEGEYTVDTVIAKGRDASGAEHEFTMIQRWPIKQPLREGVEIPCKEIMSVGLRVLDTQIPILKGGTFCTPGPFGAGKTILQHHLSKYAAVDIVIMCACGERAGEVVEVLQEFPKLIDPHTKKSLIDRTCIICNTSSMPVASRESSVYMGVTIAEYYRQMGLDVLLLADSTSRWAQALREISGRLEEIPGEEAFPAYLSSRIAAFYERGGVVRNREGVEGSLTICGSVSPAGGNFEEPVTQSTLAVVGAFCGLSKARADARRYPSIDPMISWSKYLEKVGEILEDKISGWGDLVARSYRLLREGSEIGKRMEVVGEEGVSLQDMETYLKAELYDFCYLQQNAFDSVDSYCSFDRQVALFKLMNKIFDANFFFEKVDDARSFFLELQSKIKTLNGFVFESSEYNEGLNAVMKLLESRMEIKMA, from the coding sequence ATGGTAGGTAGTAGCGGACAAACAACTCAAGGAGTTGTCGTGGAAGCATTTGGCAACTTGTTGCGGGTGCGGTTTGAAGGAACGGTTCGTCAGGGGGAAGTTGCATATGTCAATGTAGGAGATGCTTGGTTAAAGGCTGAGGTCATAGAGGTTATAAACCAAGAAGTAAAAATACAGGTTTTCGAAGACACGTTAGGGGTTTCTAGAGGCAATAAGGTTATGTTTTCTGGTAATCTTTTAGAGGCAGAATTGGGACCCGGGTTGCTAAAAACTATTTTTGATGGGTTGCAGAATCGATTGGAAGTTTTGGCCGAGGAGGACTTGTTTTTACAAAGAGGAAAGTACGTTTCTCCTATTTGTAGAGAGACAATTTGGAAATATATCCCTAAGGCATCCGTGGGACAGTCTGTTCAAAGGGGGGATGCTTTGGGATTTGTTAAAGAAGGACTTTTTGATCATAAGATTTCTGTGCCCTACAGCTTGTTCCAGACTGTCACGTTGACTTGGGTGATTTCAGAGGGAGAGTATACAGTAGATACTGTTATTGCTAAGGGAAGGGATGCATCCGGTGCAGAGCATGAATTTACAATGATTCAGAGATGGCCCATTAAGCAACCTCTCCGAGAAGGGGTGGAAATTCCTTGTAAAGAAATTATGAGCGTGGGGCTTCGGGTTTTAGACACGCAAATTCCCATTCTTAAAGGAGGTACTTTTTGTACTCCAGGGCCTTTTGGAGCAGGAAAAACCATATTGCAACATCATCTTTCCAAGTATGCGGCTGTAGATATAGTTATTATGTGCGCTTGCGGAGAAAGGGCTGGGGAAGTTGTCGAAGTTTTACAGGAATTTCCTAAACTGATAGATCCTCATACTAAAAAATCTTTGATCGACAGAACTTGTATTATTTGTAACACGTCATCTATGCCTGTGGCGTCTAGGGAGTCCTCAGTTTACATGGGCGTAACTATTGCGGAGTATTATCGTCAGATGGGGTTAGATGTTTTATTGCTAGCAGACTCTACTTCTCGATGGGCTCAAGCGCTCAGGGAGATTTCTGGCCGATTAGAAGAGATTCCGGGAGAAGAGGCCTTTCCAGCGTATTTGTCATCTAGAATAGCCGCTTTTTATGAAAGAGGGGGTGTTGTAAGAAATCGAGAGGGAGTAGAAGGCTCCCTAACTATATGTGGATCTGTGTCTCCTGCTGGAGGAAACTTTGAAGAACCGGTAACCCAGTCAACATTAGCTGTTGTGGGAGCATTTTGTGGCTTGTCTAAAGCAAGGGCTGATGCTCGAAGATATCCTTCCATTGACCCAATGATTTCTTGGTCTAAATACTTAGAAAAAGTGGGAGAAATTTTGGAAGATAAAATATCGGGATGGGGTGATTTGGTTGCTAGGTCATACAGATTGCTCCGTGAGGGTAGTGAGATAGGAAAAAGGATGGAAGTTGTAGGAGAAGAGGGAGTATCCTTACAGGATATGGAAACTTACCTAAAGGCAGAGTTGTATGATTTTTGCTATTTACAGCAAAATGCATTTGATTCTGTTGATAGTTATTGTTCTTTTGACCGCCAAGTGGCTTTGTTCAAGTTAATGAACAAAATATTTGATGCTAATTTTTTCTTTGAGAAGGTTGATGATGCTAGAAGTTTCTTTTTAGAACTTCAAAGTAAGATCAAAACTTTAAATGGTTTCGTGTTTGAGTCTTCGGAATACAATGAAGGATTGAATGCTGTTATGAAGTTACTGGAATCAAGAATGGAAATAAAAATGGCTTAA
- a CDS encoding V-type ATP synthase subunit D: protein MTTPLKLTKNEFRVRKSKLEWLQAYLPTLKLKKALLQSEVQTALAEHEFCEREYESIKHQVYAMAELFSIPLYIHNVEGSFQVSKVDKEVENIAGVEVPVFRGIEMKSSAYSLLDTPAWTDTLIALSRDFVASKIKSAIAKERYEILHAELRNVSIRVNLFEKKLIPETKEAMKKITIFLNDRAMVDVGQNKIAKKKIEEKKEALHED from the coding sequence ATGACAACACCTTTAAAGCTAACAAAGAATGAATTTCGCGTCAGAAAGTCCAAACTGGAGTGGTTGCAAGCTTACTTGCCGACACTGAAGCTTAAAAAAGCTTTGTTACAATCAGAAGTTCAAACGGCTTTAGCGGAGCACGAATTTTGTGAGAGAGAGTATGAGTCAATAAAACACCAAGTGTACGCTATGGCAGAGTTATTCAGCATACCTCTCTACATCCATAACGTTGAAGGAAGTTTTCAGGTTTCTAAAGTAGATAAAGAAGTAGAGAACATAGCTGGAGTAGAGGTTCCTGTTTTCCGTGGTATCGAAATGAAGAGTTCTGCTTACTCGCTTCTGGATACACCCGCATGGACAGATACATTAATTGCATTGTCTAGGGATTTTGTAGCATCTAAAATCAAGTCAGCCATAGCTAAAGAGCGTTATGAGATTTTGCATGCGGAACTTCGTAATGTTTCTATTCGGGTAAATTTGTTTGAAAAAAAACTAATTCCAGAAACTAAGGAGGCTATGAAAAAGATAACTATTTTCTTGAATGATAGGGCCATGGTTGATGTGGGGCAAAACAAAATAGCTAAGAAGAAAATCGAGGAGAAAAAAGAGGCTCTTCATGAGGATTGA
- a CDS encoding V-type ATP synthase subunit I encodes MRIDVKKCLFVATSQVKESFFLDCRSLGVIEFFSKEIVFSDRVSGKHAEATKILRKLGMELSLEELKIDATSFHQSAEEIVDEVLGLDREISKLKELLKAVNKEILRVQPLGRFSTCDVEDLSRRTGLSIRYFYRKHIDGDSMEVNDENVFYISTAHNFDYYAVIGVVNLPKDKYTEIVIKQSFPELQEEIAEIQKKIREKSNRLIELHSALPLIIKDLYERVNFTNLLNVEKCSTSIFNDKIFSITGWVVSNHMEKLSEICRVHGVWMEEVSPDEGERVPTYLENEGLGSMGEDLVNIYDTPSSSDSDPSTWVFVSFALFFSMIINDAGYGLLFLFSALWFRVRSKKKLSKVKKRFLKMATILGSCCIIWGLATASFFGVSFSSNNIMSEISLTRFLALKKAEYFLEAKPSSYKKLIVEYPLLKEKTSPEEFLMAKGSKSGGEEVRFLIYDKFVDNVLMEISLFIGIMHIMVGLMRNLRRSPAGLGWICFLVGAYLYFPVYLNCVSLIHYCLKIPYFFGGEMGLYLLLGGIGLSTLIAVFRDKWKGVGELTVVIQVFSDVLSYLRIYALGLAGAMMGATFNSMGAKVSGVLGALVILLGHSVNIILSIMGGVIHGLRLNFIEWYHYCFEGGGRMLKPFRQAAYEDE; translated from the coding sequence ATGAGGATTGATGTCAAGAAATGTCTTTTTGTAGCTACTTCTCAAGTAAAAGAAAGTTTCTTTTTAGATTGTCGTAGTTTGGGGGTCATAGAATTTTTTTCTAAGGAGATTGTCTTCTCAGACAGGGTTTCCGGTAAGCACGCAGAAGCTACAAAGATTTTACGTAAGCTCGGAATGGAGCTTTCCTTAGAAGAATTGAAAATTGACGCAACTAGTTTTCATCAGTCAGCGGAAGAAATTGTCGATGAAGTGTTGGGGCTAGATAGAGAGATATCGAAGCTAAAAGAACTTTTAAAAGCTGTCAATAAAGAAATTCTCAGAGTACAGCCTTTAGGTCGATTTTCAACTTGTGATGTGGAAGATTTAAGTCGTCGCACGGGATTATCTATCCGTTATTTTTATCGCAAGCATATTGATGGAGATTCCATGGAGGTTAACGATGAGAATGTTTTTTATATATCAACAGCACATAATTTTGATTATTACGCAGTGATCGGCGTGGTTAATCTTCCTAAAGATAAATATACAGAGATTGTCATCAAACAGTCTTTTCCGGAGTTGCAAGAGGAAATTGCTGAAATTCAAAAGAAAATCCGAGAAAAGAGTAATCGCTTAATAGAACTACATTCTGCTCTACCTCTAATTATAAAGGATCTGTACGAAAGGGTAAACTTTACAAATCTATTGAATGTTGAAAAGTGCAGCACATCCATTTTTAATGATAAAATTTTCTCCATAACGGGTTGGGTTGTATCCAATCATATGGAAAAATTATCTGAGATATGTAGAGTCCACGGCGTTTGGATGGAAGAGGTTTCTCCAGATGAGGGGGAAAGGGTTCCGACGTACCTAGAAAATGAAGGACTAGGGTCCATGGGTGAGGACTTAGTAAACATTTATGATACACCTTCATCCTCTGATTCAGATCCTTCTACATGGGTTTTTGTCTCCTTTGCCTTATTCTTTTCCATGATTATCAATGATGCTGGGTATGGATTACTATTTTTATTTTCAGCCTTGTGGTTTAGAGTCCGTTCCAAAAAGAAACTGAGTAAAGTGAAGAAGCGCTTTCTTAAGATGGCGACTATTTTGGGAAGTTGTTGCATTATTTGGGGGCTAGCTACTGCGTCTTTTTTCGGAGTTTCTTTTTCTTCAAACAATATAATGAGTGAGATTTCTTTGACTCGCTTTCTCGCCTTGAAGAAGGCGGAGTATTTTTTGGAAGCAAAACCGTCCTCTTATAAAAAATTGATAGTAGAGTACCCTTTACTAAAAGAAAAAACTTCTCCAGAGGAGTTTTTAATGGCTAAAGGGTCAAAAAGTGGAGGAGAAGAAGTTAGGTTTCTTATCTACGATAAATTCGTTGATAACGTGTTAATGGAAATTTCTTTGTTTATCGGCATTATGCATATTATGGTAGGTCTGATGAGAAATTTGCGTCGTTCTCCAGCAGGCCTAGGGTGGATTTGTTTCCTTGTTGGAGCGTATCTATACTTTCCTGTCTATTTAAATTGTGTCTCTTTAATCCATTATTGCTTGAAGATTCCTTACTTTTTTGGAGGAGAAATGGGTTTATATCTTCTCTTAGGAGGGATCGGATTATCTACATTAATAGCCGTTTTTCGAGACAAGTGGAAAGGAGTAGGAGAACTCACTGTAGTTATTCAGGTGTTTTCTGACGTTCTTTCTTACCTCAGAATTTATGCTTTAGGTCTTGCCGGGGCTATGATGGGTGCAACTTTTAATAGCATGGGAGCCAAGGTCTCCGGGGTTTTGGGAGCTTTAGTGATTTTACTGGGACATTCGGTGAACATAATTTTGTCCATCATGGGTGGCGTTATTCATGGCTTAAGATTAAACTTTATTGAATGGTATCACTACTGTTTTGAGGGTGGTGGTAGGATGTTAAAGCCTTTTCGTCAGGCTGCTTATGAAGATGAGTAA
- the tal gene encoding transaldolase → MANQLDQLKEFSTISCDTADSSLIKKFGARDATTNPSLVLRVAQDERYTELLNEAVYWGIKQNGDEVQTLQFIQDKILANIGAEILKEVPGRVSTEIDARLSFNTEGMVQRAKFVMSLYEAMGISKDRILIKLPGTWEGIRAAGFLESEGIKCNITLVFSLMQAIAAAEAKVTLISPFVGRIYDWWIAHYGEADYSINNDPGVVSVTNIYAYYKKFKISTEIMAASFRTKEQVLALAGCDLLTISPKLLEELQQSEDKVERKLSEDMANTLQIDPINLTESVFRYLLNEDIMATDKLSEGIRIFASDTQVLDASITEFIRLISEGVK, encoded by the coding sequence ATGGCAAATCAGCTAGATCAACTTAAAGAGTTCAGTACTATTTCTTGTGATACTGCTGATTCCTCTTTAATTAAGAAGTTTGGAGCTAGGGACGCTACTACAAATCCATCTTTGGTTCTTCGCGTAGCACAGGATGAGAGGTACACGGAGCTTCTTAATGAGGCTGTTTACTGGGGAATTAAACAGAATGGGGATGAAGTTCAAACTTTACAGTTCATTCAAGATAAGATTTTGGCGAATATTGGCGCAGAGATTTTAAAAGAAGTTCCCGGAAGAGTTTCGACGGAGATAGATGCTCGATTGTCCTTTAACACGGAGGGCATGGTTCAAAGGGCCAAGTTTGTTATGAGCCTTTATGAAGCTATGGGAATATCTAAAGATAGGATTTTAATAAAACTCCCTGGTACTTGGGAGGGAATCCGTGCCGCTGGTTTTTTAGAAAGCGAGGGGATTAAATGCAACATTACTTTGGTTTTTAGTTTGATGCAGGCTATTGCCGCTGCCGAAGCTAAAGTTACTTTAATTTCTCCTTTTGTCGGACGTATATATGATTGGTGGATAGCTCATTATGGTGAGGCTGATTACTCCATAAATAATGATCCTGGAGTTGTTTCTGTAACCAATATCTATGCGTACTATAAGAAGTTCAAGATTTCCACAGAGATTATGGCCGCTTCTTTCCGTACCAAGGAGCAAGTTTTGGCTTTGGCTGGTTGTGACCTTCTCACGATTTCTCCTAAGCTTTTGGAAGAGTTGCAGCAATCCGAAGATAAGGTGGAGCGGAAGCTTTCAGAAGATATGGCCAACACACTACAGATTGATCCTATTAATTTGACGGAAAGTGTATTTCGCTACCTTCTAAATGAGGATATAATGGCGACGGACAAGTTGTCAGAAGGTATTAGGATATTTGCTTCAGATACCCAAGTTTTGGACGCTTCGATAACGGAGTTTATCAGATTGATTTCGGAAGGGGTGAAGTAG
- a CDS encoding ATP synthase subunit C, giving the protein MVVLEVVGPALLLGMAMIGSAVGCGIAGVASHAVMSRMDEGHGKIIGMSAMPASQSIYGFILMLLMQNAIKDGKLGAIGAIAIGVSVGVALMASSVMQGKCCVSGIQAYSRSSSVYGKCLASIGIVESFALFAFVFALLLF; this is encoded by the coding sequence ATGGTTGTTCTAGAAGTTGTAGGGCCTGCTTTACTTTTAGGCATGGCTATGATCGGGAGTGCTGTTGGATGTGGGATTGCTGGTGTGGCCTCTCATGCTGTAATGTCCAGGATGGATGAAGGGCATGGAAAGATCATAGGCATGTCGGCTATGCCGGCCTCTCAGTCGATTTATGGATTCATCTTAATGTTGTTGATGCAAAACGCTATCAAGGACGGAAAGTTGGGTGCCATAGGGGCTATAGCTATAGGTGTTTCTGTCGGTGTTGCGTTGATGGCGTCTTCGGTTATGCAGGGAAAATGTTGTGTAAGTGGTATACAGGCTTACTCAAGATCGTCTTCTGTGTACGGAAAATGTTTAGCCTCTATAGGGATTGTAGAATCTTTTGCGCTCTTTGCTTTCGTTTTTGCTTTACTACTCTTCTAA
- a CDS encoding DUF2764 family protein, translated as MTKYYFLSSFMPVQSPDGEAVFSLADLDDLLVTNLSREDWVKYQLIKRLFDLENFAFFWNGKEIRHSFGEVTKENVGDLLRFEQWGANEEFEDFFKDFLQMYKSSEERLQSYSQLVRDFLVHYSERCDGFLSKYLSFKQNLRIVLAGYRARAMQLDMSYVLRNEDHSDPIVLHTLMQKDAPQYELPWEFRDLKASLEDYGRLSHTLYRSLELYEFYKLEELMRDYYFDSGLVLGRAVSYLLALKRSRASIEIGKNFIGEMEKSLTW; from the coding sequence ATGACTAAGTATTATTTTCTTTCGTCTTTCATGCCTGTACAATCGCCTGATGGGGAGGCTGTATTTTCTTTGGCTGATTTAGACGATCTTTTGGTCACGAATCTTTCTAGGGAGGATTGGGTTAAATACCAATTGATTAAGCGGTTATTTGATCTCGAGAATTTTGCTTTTTTTTGGAATGGTAAAGAGATACGGCACTCCTTTGGGGAAGTCACGAAGGAAAATGTCGGGGATTTGCTGCGTTTTGAGCAATGGGGAGCCAACGAGGAATTTGAAGATTTTTTTAAAGATTTCCTACAGATGTATAAAAGTTCCGAGGAAAGATTGCAGTCTTATTCCCAATTGGTTAGAGATTTTTTAGTCCATTATAGCGAGCGCTGTGATGGGTTTCTTAGTAAGTATCTTTCTTTCAAACAAAATTTACGCATAGTTCTGGCCGGGTATAGGGCCAGAGCTATGCAGCTGGATATGTCTTATGTTTTGAGGAATGAAGATCATTCAGATCCAATAGTTCTGCATACTCTCATGCAAAAAGATGCGCCACAATATGAACTCCCTTGGGAATTTAGGGATTTGAAAGCCAGTTTAGAAGATTATGGTAGACTTTCCCATACTTTGTATCGATCTTTGGAGTTATATGAGTTCTACAAACTAGAGGAGCTAATGAGAGATTATTATTTTGACTCAGGTCTAGTTCTTGGTAGAGCTGTTTCGTATCTGTTGGCATTGAAACGATCCAGGGCAAGTATAGAGATAGGGAAGAATTTTATTGGTGAAATGGAGAAGTCGTTGACATGGTAG
- a CDS encoding ferredoxin: MDENVALKFLCVKCNEEHVSFFPSALSYSGFSCPHCGAVYRLDEESEGRMLRDFRDLCKQISASRDILGTMSVGVSVGEATVEVPFNLLLTRFPLRLSLELEGKKFFIECIFDALRQEPLAREVVCLAAAGASAASDFDI; encoded by the coding sequence ATGGATGAGAATGTTGCGTTAAAGTTTCTTTGTGTTAAGTGCAACGAGGAACATGTATCATTCTTTCCTTCGGCTTTGTCTTATTCTGGTTTTTCTTGTCCTCATTGTGGTGCGGTTTACCGATTAGATGAAGAGTCGGAAGGTAGGATGCTAAGGGATTTTAGAGACTTGTGTAAGCAGATCTCGGCGTCTAGGGATATTTTGGGCACTATGTCTGTTGGGGTTTCAGTTGGAGAAGCCACTGTAGAAGTTCCTTTCAATTTATTGCTTACGAGGTTTCCTTTGCGATTATCGCTTGAGCTTGAAGGTAAGAAGTTTTTTATTGAGTGTATTTTTGATGCATTACGCCAAGAACCTCTCGCAAGAGAAGTTGTTTGTTTAGCTGCGGCAGGGGCTTCTGCTGCTTCTGACTTTGATATTTAA